A genomic region of Brienomyrus brachyistius isolate T26 chromosome 6, BBRACH_0.4, whole genome shotgun sequence contains the following coding sequences:
- the brpf1 gene encoding peregrin has product MGLDFDVKTFCHNLRATKPPYECPVESCRKVYKSYSGIEYHLYHYDHDNPPSAQCTPQRKRKGRPPRVSGPGVEDGDGDAEKGSGAGCGGQGATPGSPGLSERSHSPGREAMTYAQAQRMVELEIHGKMHRISIFESLDVVSEDESTEEDAPSTGPGCNGGENGGGSEAGAGSNKDRPDTPAANGGKGTVTPKSGKHKSKEKKREGSSAHHHSHSVPTGPAVKLPEVVYRELDQEQPDAPPRPSSYYRYIDKSVEELDEEVEYDIDEEDYIWLDIMNNKRRSDGVAPVPQEVFEYLMDRLEKESYFESHNKADPSSLIDEDAVCCICNDGECQNSNVILFCDMCNLAVHQECYGVPYIPEGQWLCRRCLQSPSRAVDCALCPNKGGAFKQTDDARWAHVVCALWIPEVCFANTVFLEPIDSIEHIPPARWKLTCYICKQRGSGACIQCHKANCYTAFHVTCAQQAGLYMKMEPVRETGANGTSFSVRKTAYCDIHTPPGSMRPMGGVGGAGLNSSHSEGEPEDEDEPGPHDEDSKGWSSERVKRAKAKSRLKMKRARKILAEKRAAAPVVSVPCIPLHRLSKITSRLTIPRKSQFMQRLHSYWTLKRQSRNGVPLLRRLQTHLQSQRHAEQLPANDSEEKQSALKEQLKAWQRLRHDLERARLLVELIRKREKLKREAIRVQQQALEMQLTPFLFLLRNTLEQLQDRDTSHFFTEPVPLAEVPDYLDHIEKPMDFQTMWKCLETHRYLSFDAFEADFGLIVNNCLKYNAKDTVFYRAALRLRETGGGVLRQARRQAEKIGFDYDTGLHLPREPGSEPPRERDRERDRERERERDRERPLPSEDDLHLPENRRRLPLEEQLRVLQARFDEVSAGKHSIGRSRRAKALRKEMTVIKRKLAHQREGGGGAGPRDTGGGPERGPSMPHLLSATTPHDEGGESSSHEISGKDLTASSSALAPEVGRRTSVLFSKKNPKAAGPPKRPGRPPKNRDVGHGGPGVSPSPVGPPQLPLLSSPRQRKRTRSPRSSTSSESDSDNDDLLPGLPSNGFDGGSQPVTESFRVYRNERSLPRSSSDSESSTSSSSSAASDRTSTTPSKQGRGKPSFSRSTFPDDSSEDTSGTENDSYSVGGGRGMSHMVRPRSRSGCWMTSEDYTSLDALDLVWAKCRGYPSYPALIIDPKMPREGMFHRGVPIPVPPLDVLKLGEQMTQEAREHLFLVLFFDNKRTWQWLPRSKLVPLGVDQELDKEKMLEGRKSNIRKSVQVAYHRAMQHRNKVQGVPSSDTSDTD; this is encoded by the exons ATGGGACTGGATTTTGATGTGAAGAcgttctgccataatctgcggGCCACCAAGCCCCCGTACGAGTGTCCCGTGGAGAGTTGTCGCAAGGTCTACAAGAGTTACAGTGGCATTGAGTACCACCTCTACCATTACGACCATGACAACCCTCCGTCTGCACAGTGCACGCCACAGCGAAAACGGAAGGGCCGCCCACCACGGGTATCCGGGCCTGGGGTGGAGGATGGCGACGGGGATGCAGAGAAGGGGAGTGGGGCTGGGTGTGGAGGCCAGGGGGCCACCCCCGGCAGTCCAGGCCTCTCAGAGCGGTCACACTCCCCTGGACGGGAAGCCATGACCTACGCACAGGCCCAGCGTATGGTGGAACTGGAGATTCACGGCAAAATGCACCGCATCAGCATCTTCGAGAGTCTGGATGTGGTGTCCGAGGACGAGAGCACTGAGGAGGATGCACCCTCCACAGGGCCTGGCTGCAATGGCGGGGAGAACGGTGGCGGGAGCGAGGCGGGGGCTGGCAGTAATAAGGACCGACCTGACACCCCTGCCGCCAATGGTGGGAAGGGCACAGTCACGCCCAAGTCCGGTAAGCACAAGAGCAAAGAGAAGAAGAGGGAAGGGAGCTCGGCTCACCATCACAGTCACAGCGTCCCCACGGGGCCCGCAGTGAAACTTCCAGAGGTGGTGTACCGGGAGCTGGACCAGGAGCAGCCCGACGCTCCCCCACGACCTTCATCCTACTACAG GTACATAGACAAGTCAGTGGAAGAGTTGGATGAGGAGGTGGAGTATGACATTGACGAGGAGGACTACATCTGGCTGGACATCATGAACAACAAGCGGCGCAGCGATGGCGTGGCCCCTGTCCCTCAGGAGGTCTTTGAATACCTCATGGACCGCCTGGAGAAGGAGTCTTACTTCGAAAGCCACAACAAG GCCGACCCAAGCTCACTAATCGACGAGGACGCCGTGTGCTGCATCTGCAATGATGGCGAGTGCCAGAACAGCAACGTCATCCTGTTCTGTGACATGTGCAACCTGGCCGTGCACCAGGAGTGTTACGGCGTGCCCTACATTCCCGAGGGTCAGTGGCTGTGCCGCCGCTGTCTGCAGTCACCATCCCGGGCTGTCGACTGTGCCCTCTGCCCCAACAAGGGTGGTGCCTTCAAGCAGACAGACGACGCGCGCTGGGCCCACGTGGTGTGCGCTCTGTGGATCCCCGAG GTATGCTTTGCCAACACTGTGTTCCTGGAGCCCATCGACAGCATCGAGCACATTCCCCCGGCTCGCTGGAAGCTCACCTGCTACATTTGCAAGCAGCGTGGTTCCGGGGCCTGCATCCAGTGCCACAAGGCCAACTGCTACACGGCCTTCCATGTTACGTGCGCCCAGCAGGCTGGCCTCTACATGAAGATGGAGCCCGTGAGGGAGACCGGTGCCAACGGGACGTCCTTCAGCGTGCGCAAGACGGCCTACTGTGACATCCACACGCCGCCCGGCTCCATGCGGCCCATGGGTGGCGTGGGGGGAGCCGGCCTGAACTCCTCTCACAGTGAGGGGGAGCCAGAGGACGAGGACGAGCCAGGCCCCCATGACGAGGACTCCAAGGGCTGGAGTTCAGAGAGGGTGAAGCGAGCCAAGGCCAAGTCACGCCTTAAGATGAAGAGGGCCCGGAAGATCCTGGCAGAGAAGAGGGCGGCCGCTCCCGTGGTGTCAGTGCCCTGCATCCCCCTGCACAG GCTCAGCAAGATCACTAGCCGCCTGACCATCCCCAGGAAGAGCCAGTTCATGCAGCGGCtgcacagctactggactctgaaGAGGCAGAGCCGTAATGGCGTGCCGCTGCTGCGCCGTCTGCAGACGCACCTGCAGTCACAGCGCCATGCAGAGCAGCTTCCTGCA aacgACAGCGAAGAGAAGCAGTCAGCCTTGAAGGAGCAGCTGAAGGCCTGGCAGAGGCTGAGGCACGACCTGGAGAGAGCCAGGCTCCTGGTGGAGCTTATCCGCAAGAGGGAGAAGCTGAAAAGAGAGGCG ATCAGGGTGCAGCAGCAGGCCCTAGAGATGCAGCTGACtcccttcctgttcctgttGCGAAACACGCTGGAGCAGCTGCAGGACAGAGACACCAGCCACTTCTTCACCGAGCCGGTGCCGTTGGCAGAG GTGCCTGATTACTTGGACCACATAGAGAAGCCCATGGACTTCCAGACGATGTGGAAGTGCCTGGAGACTCATCGCTACCTTAGCTTCGACGCTTTTGAAGCTGATTTCGGTCTCATTGTCAACAACTGCCTCAAGTACAATGCCAAGGACACGGTGTTCTATCGGGCGGCTCTGCGCCTCCGAGAAACAGGGGGCGGCGTGctccggcaggccaggcggcaggCCGAGAAGATCGGCTTTGATTATGACACCGGACTGCACCTCCCCCGGGAGCCTGGCTCTGAGCCACCACGAGAAAGGGACCGTGAGCGGGACCGTGAGCGGGAACGTGAGCGGGACCGAGAGAGGCCGCTGCCCTCTGAGGATG ATCTGCACTTGCCTGAGAACCGGCGGCGCCTCCCACTGGAGGAGCAGCTGCGTGTGCTGCAGGCTCGCTTCGACGAGGTGAGCGCTGGCAAACACAGCATCGGCCGCTCGCGTCGCGCCAAAGCCCTGCGCAAGGAGATGACCGTCATCAAGCGCAAGCTTGCTCACCAGCGTGAGGGCGGGGGCGGGGCTGGACCCAGAGACACAGGGGGCGGGCCTGAGCGGGGCCCTTCTATGCCCCACCTCCTCTCTGCCACGACGCCCCATgatgagggaggggagagtagCAGCCATGAGATCAGTGGCAAGG ATCTCACTGCCTCTTCCTCCGCACTGGCCCCGGAGGTGGGACGCCGCACCTCTGTCCTCTTCTCCAAGAAAAATCCCAAAGCGGCCGGACCACCCAAGAGACCCGGCCGGCCTCCCAAGAACCGCGACGTGGGACACGGAGGTCCTGGTGTGAGCCCCAGCCCCGTAGGGCCTCCCCAGCTGCCTCTGCTCTCTTCTCCCCGGCAGCGCAAGCGGACGCGTAGCCCTCGGTCCAGCACCAGCTCGGAAAGCGACAGCGACAATGACGACCTGCTGCCCG GCCTGCCTAGTAACGGTTTTGATGGGGGCAGCCAGCCGGTGACGGAGAGCTTCCGCGTGTACAGGAATGAGCGTAGCCTGCCCCGCTCCAGCTCGGACTCTGAGTCctccaccagcagcagcagcagcgcaGCCTCCGACCGCACCAG CACAACTCCATCGAAACAGGGTCGTGGGAAACCCTCGTTTTCCCGCTCCACCTTCCCAGACGACAGCAGCGAAGACACGTCAGGAACCGAGAATGACTCGTACTCTGTaggcggggggaggggcatgTCGCACA TGGTGCGTCCACGGAGcaggtctgggtgctggatgaCGTCAGAGGACTACACATCGCTTGACGCTTTGGACCTGGTGTGGGCCAAGTGCCGGGGATACCCTTCGTACCCCGCGTTG ATCATAGACCCCAAGATGCCCCGTGAGGGCATGTTTCACCGCGGTGTGCCCATCCCAGTGCCTCCACTGGACGTGCTGAAGCTGGGGGAGCAGATGACTCAGGAGGCCCGAGAGCACCTCTTCCTGGTGCTCTTTTTTGATAACAAGAGGACCTG gcAGTGGCTGCCACGGTCCAAACTGGTTCCCTTGGGTGTGGACCAGGAACTGGACAAGGAGAAGATGCTGGAGGGAAGGAAGTCCAACATTCGCAAGTCAGTGCAGGTGGCTTATCATCGAGCCATGCAGCATCGCAACAAAGTACAGGGGGTCCCCAGCAGCGACACAAGTGATACAGACTGA